A stretch of Lathyrus oleraceus cultivar Zhongwan6 chromosome 6, CAAS_Psat_ZW6_1.0, whole genome shotgun sequence DNA encodes these proteins:
- the LOC127091954 gene encoding type IV inositol polyphosphate 5-phosphatase 7 isoform X2, whose amino-acid sequence MGDESSKKTKLSWSKKMVRKFFNIKSKCEDSQGSEVEYGSRNSFSEREPCTIKKSKTEKFSRNSSQVRRGRMNLDHPRIIDVQNYSIFVATWNVAGRSPPSNLNVDDWLHSSPPADIYVLGFQEVVPLNAGNILGAEDNGPAKKWLALIRKTLNNLPGTSGSSGCYTPSPIPQPVVELNADFEGSARQKNSSFFHRRSFQTASSGWGMDNDPSNVQPQVDRRYSVCDRVIFGNRPSDFDPSLRWGYRPSDYSRASDYSRPSDYSRWGSSDDDNGLVDSPSTVLFSPMSTNGGSASNEDGYSMPGHSRYCLVASKQMVGIYLTVWVKGELKDHVRNMKVSCVGRGLMGYLGNKGSISISMSVHETSFCFICSHLTSGQKEGDELRRNSDVLEILKKTRFPRVHGVDNEKSPQTILEHDRIIWLGDLNYRIALSYRSAKALVEMQNWRALLENDQLRIEQKRGRAFVGWNEGKIYFPPTYKYSTNSDRYSGDDMHPKEKRRTPAWCDRILWYGEGLHQLSYVRGESRFSDHRPVYGIFWAEVESTHGKLKKSMSCSGSRIEVDELMPYSGGYTELNFF is encoded by the exons ATGGGAGATGAAAGTTCAAAGAAAACGAAG CTCTCGTGGTCAAAGAAGATGGTGAGGAAGTTTTTTAATATCAAGAGCAAATGTGAAGATTCTCAAG GAAGTGAGGTTGAATATGGAAGCAGGAATAGCTTCTCTGAGAGAGAGCCATGCACAATCAAAAAGAGCAAAACAG AGAAGTTTAGTAGGAACAGCAGTCAGGTTAGGCGAGGAAGAATGAATCTCGACCATCCTCGAATTATCGATGTGCAGAACTATAG CATTTTTGTAGCTACATGGAATGTAGCTGGAAGATCCCCACCAAGTAATTTGAATGTAGATGATTGGCTTCATTCCTCACCACCAGCTGACATTTATGTTCTTGG ATTTCAAGAGGTAGTTCCATTGAACGCCGGTAATATCCTAGGGGCAGAGGACAATGGCCCTGCCAAAAAATGGCTGGCTCTTATCAGAAAGACTTTAAACAATCTTCCTGGAACAAGTGGAAGTAGTGGATGTTATACACCATCTCCAATTCCTCAGCCAGTTGTAGAGCTGAACGCAGATTTCGAGGGATCAGCTAGGCAGAAGAATTCGTCTTTCTTCCACAGACGGTCGTTCCAGACGGCTTCAAGTGGTTGGGGAATGGACAATGATCCTTCAAATGTTCAGCCGCAAGTGGATCGAAGATACAGTGTATGCGACCGTGTAATTTTCGGTAACAGGCCTAGTGACTTCGATCCTAGTTTAAGATGGGGTTATAGGCCTAGTGACTATTCAAGGGCAAGTGACTATTCGAGACCGAGTGATTATTCAAGATGGGGTTCATCTGATGATGATAATGGCCTTGTGGATTCACCAAGTACAGTCTTATTTTCACCAATGTCAACTAATGGTGGATCTGCCTCTAATGAAGATGGATATAGCATGCCGGGACATTCAAGGTACTGCCTTGTTGCAAGTAAGCAAATGGTGGGAATATACCTTACCGTATGGGTAAAAGGAGAACTCAAAGATCATGTTCGAAACATGAAAGTATCGTGTGTTGGCAGAGGATTGATGGGTTATCTCGGAAATAAG GGATCCATCTCAATAAGTATGTCTGTGCATGAAACAAGCTTTTGCTTTATATGTAGTCATTTAACCTCAGGACAGAAAGAGGGTGATGAACTAAGAAGAAATTCTGATGTATTGGAAATTCTTAAAAAGACTAGGTTTCCTCGTGTTCATGGCGTGGACAACGAGAAATCTCCTCAGACAATCCTCGAGCATGA TCGAATCATATGGCTTGGAGATTTGAATTATCGGATCGCTCTCTCCTACCGATCTGCGAAGGCACTTGTTGAGATGCAAAATTGGAGAGCGTTGTTAGAAAATGATCAA TTGAGAATAGAGCAAAAAAGAGGTCGCGCGTTTGTGGGATGGAACGAAGGGAAGATATATTTTCCTCCAACATACAAGTATTCAACTAATTCAGATCGATATTCGGGAGATGATATGCACCCCAAGGAGAAAAGGAGAACACCTGCATG GTGTGACCGTATTTTATGGTACGGCGAAGGTCTCCATCAGTTATCTTATGTTCGCGGGGAATCAAGATTTTCAGACCATAGACCAGTTTATGGAATATTTTGGGCTGAGGTTGAGTCAACTCATGGAAAATTGAAGAAAAGTATGAGTTGTTCTGGTTCCAGAATTGAGGTGGATGAACTTATGCCATATTCCGGGGGATATACTGAGCTAAACTTTTTCTAA
- the LOC127091954 gene encoding type IV inositol polyphosphate 5-phosphatase 7 isoform X1, whose amino-acid sequence MGDESSKKTKLSWSKKMVRKFFNIKSKCEDSQGDDVVYGGSEVEYGSRNSFSEREPCTIKKSKTEKFSRNSSQVRRGRMNLDHPRIIDVQNYSIFVATWNVAGRSPPSNLNVDDWLHSSPPADIYVLGFQEVVPLNAGNILGAEDNGPAKKWLALIRKTLNNLPGTSGSSGCYTPSPIPQPVVELNADFEGSARQKNSSFFHRRSFQTASSGWGMDNDPSNVQPQVDRRYSVCDRVIFGNRPSDFDPSLRWGYRPSDYSRASDYSRPSDYSRWGSSDDDNGLVDSPSTVLFSPMSTNGGSASNEDGYSMPGHSRYCLVASKQMVGIYLTVWVKGELKDHVRNMKVSCVGRGLMGYLGNKGSISISMSVHETSFCFICSHLTSGQKEGDELRRNSDVLEILKKTRFPRVHGVDNEKSPQTILEHDRIIWLGDLNYRIALSYRSAKALVEMQNWRALLENDQLRIEQKRGRAFVGWNEGKIYFPPTYKYSTNSDRYSGDDMHPKEKRRTPAWCDRILWYGEGLHQLSYVRGESRFSDHRPVYGIFWAEVESTHGKLKKSMSCSGSRIEVDELMPYSGGYTELNFF is encoded by the exons ATGGGAGATGAAAGTTCAAAGAAAACGAAG CTCTCGTGGTCAAAGAAGATGGTGAGGAAGTTTTTTAATATCAAGAGCAAATGTGAAGATTCTCAAGGTGATGATGTTGTTTATGGAG GAAGTGAGGTTGAATATGGAAGCAGGAATAGCTTCTCTGAGAGAGAGCCATGCACAATCAAAAAGAGCAAAACAG AGAAGTTTAGTAGGAACAGCAGTCAGGTTAGGCGAGGAAGAATGAATCTCGACCATCCTCGAATTATCGATGTGCAGAACTATAG CATTTTTGTAGCTACATGGAATGTAGCTGGAAGATCCCCACCAAGTAATTTGAATGTAGATGATTGGCTTCATTCCTCACCACCAGCTGACATTTATGTTCTTGG ATTTCAAGAGGTAGTTCCATTGAACGCCGGTAATATCCTAGGGGCAGAGGACAATGGCCCTGCCAAAAAATGGCTGGCTCTTATCAGAAAGACTTTAAACAATCTTCCTGGAACAAGTGGAAGTAGTGGATGTTATACACCATCTCCAATTCCTCAGCCAGTTGTAGAGCTGAACGCAGATTTCGAGGGATCAGCTAGGCAGAAGAATTCGTCTTTCTTCCACAGACGGTCGTTCCAGACGGCTTCAAGTGGTTGGGGAATGGACAATGATCCTTCAAATGTTCAGCCGCAAGTGGATCGAAGATACAGTGTATGCGACCGTGTAATTTTCGGTAACAGGCCTAGTGACTTCGATCCTAGTTTAAGATGGGGTTATAGGCCTAGTGACTATTCAAGGGCAAGTGACTATTCGAGACCGAGTGATTATTCAAGATGGGGTTCATCTGATGATGATAATGGCCTTGTGGATTCACCAAGTACAGTCTTATTTTCACCAATGTCAACTAATGGTGGATCTGCCTCTAATGAAGATGGATATAGCATGCCGGGACATTCAAGGTACTGCCTTGTTGCAAGTAAGCAAATGGTGGGAATATACCTTACCGTATGGGTAAAAGGAGAACTCAAAGATCATGTTCGAAACATGAAAGTATCGTGTGTTGGCAGAGGATTGATGGGTTATCTCGGAAATAAG GGATCCATCTCAATAAGTATGTCTGTGCATGAAACAAGCTTTTGCTTTATATGTAGTCATTTAACCTCAGGACAGAAAGAGGGTGATGAACTAAGAAGAAATTCTGATGTATTGGAAATTCTTAAAAAGACTAGGTTTCCTCGTGTTCATGGCGTGGACAACGAGAAATCTCCTCAGACAATCCTCGAGCATGA TCGAATCATATGGCTTGGAGATTTGAATTATCGGATCGCTCTCTCCTACCGATCTGCGAAGGCACTTGTTGAGATGCAAAATTGGAGAGCGTTGTTAGAAAATGATCAA TTGAGAATAGAGCAAAAAAGAGGTCGCGCGTTTGTGGGATGGAACGAAGGGAAGATATATTTTCCTCCAACATACAAGTATTCAACTAATTCAGATCGATATTCGGGAGATGATATGCACCCCAAGGAGAAAAGGAGAACACCTGCATG GTGTGACCGTATTTTATGGTACGGCGAAGGTCTCCATCAGTTATCTTATGTTCGCGGGGAATCAAGATTTTCAGACCATAGACCAGTTTATGGAATATTTTGGGCTGAGGTTGAGTCAACTCATGGAAAATTGAAGAAAAGTATGAGTTGTTCTGGTTCCAGAATTGAGGTGGATGAACTTATGCCATATTCCGGGGGATATACTGAGCTAAACTTTTTCTAA